In Synechococcus sp. CB0101, a genomic segment contains:
- a CDS encoding putative toxin-antitoxin system toxin component, PIN family, whose protein sequence is MRVFFDTNVLVSAFLARGLCADLLRLVLAEHTLVSSEVVISELREVLSRKGKLPIAQIHAIETFLRDQPIAPRPEQTLELGLIDADDEWVVASAVLIDADLFVTGDQGVLACVAPPIPIINPRGCWEQLRSPG, encoded by the coding sequence GTGCGGGTTTTCTTCGACACCAATGTGTTGGTGAGCGCCTTCCTTGCGCGCGGTTTGTGCGCCGATCTGCTGCGGTTGGTGCTCGCGGAGCACACGCTGGTGAGCAGCGAAGTGGTGATCAGCGAATTGCGCGAGGTGCTCAGCCGTAAGGGAAAACTGCCGATCGCGCAGATCCATGCGATCGAAACGTTTCTGCGCGATCAGCCCATTGCACCCAGACCCGAACAAACGCTTGAGCTCGGACTGATCGATGCGGATGACGAATGGGTGGTCGCCAGTGCCGTGCTGATCGACGCCGACCTATTCGTCACCGGTGATCAAGGCGTCCTGGCCTGCGTGGCGCCGCCGATTCCCATCATAAATCCACGCGGTTGCTGGGAACAGTTGCGCTCGCCTGGCTAG
- a CDS encoding cation transporter: MTHAPPGARQIERRSLQIGVAASLVMAVMGISVYALSGSEALLLDGLYSGVMAASSWIAARIGANVVRPPDRAYPYGYDGQEALYVLFRSLVLIGILSVALITAGTTIVNHLAGQAVEAVQLRPVAAYAGLMVVLCLALAWRHEIDWQRSGRCSELLRTEAHAARIDGLISGVAGAALLGAPLLESTPLRALVPVADSVLVLALALVVLPEPLQQFWRALRQTAGAACDPDLIARTRAAVQELLSGMSTWLLDLTVMKVGRTTFVVAYLNPAMPVDGPWLDRLRERIDQRCGELLGPVRTEVILTGQAPFAPMP; encoded by the coding sequence ATGACCCACGCCCCACCCGGCGCCCGCCAGATCGAGCGGCGCTCCCTCCAGATCGGCGTGGCCGCCAGTCTGGTGATGGCGGTGATGGGCATCAGCGTCTACGCGCTTTCGGGCTCTGAAGCGCTGCTGCTCGATGGCCTGTATTCCGGTGTGATGGCCGCCTCCAGCTGGATCGCCGCCCGCATCGGCGCCAACGTGGTGCGCCCGCCCGATCGCGCCTACCCCTATGGCTACGACGGCCAGGAAGCGCTGTATGTGCTGTTCCGCTCGCTGGTGCTGATCGGGATCCTGAGCGTGGCCCTGATCACCGCTGGCACCACGATCGTGAACCACCTGGCCGGCCAAGCGGTGGAGGCCGTGCAGCTGCGCCCCGTCGCCGCCTACGCCGGGCTAATGGTGGTGCTCTGCCTGGCCCTGGCTTGGCGCCACGAGATCGACTGGCAGCGCAGCGGCCGCTGCAGCGAACTGCTGCGCACCGAAGCCCATGCCGCCCGCATCGATGGCCTGATCAGCGGCGTGGCTGGGGCGGCGCTGCTCGGCGCACCCCTGCTGGAGTCCACCCCCCTGCGAGCCCTGGTGCCGGTGGCCGATTCGGTGTTGGTGTTGGCACTGGCCCTGGTGGTGCTGCCTGAGCCGCTGCAGCAGTTCTGGCGCGCTCTGCGCCAAACCGCTGGAGCCGCCTGCGACCCGGATTTGATCGCACGCACCCGAGCGGCGGTGCAGGAGCTACTGAGCGGTATGTCGACCTGGCTGCTCGATCTCACCGTGATGAAAGTGGGGCGCACCACCTTTGTGGTGGCCTATCTCAACCCCGCCATGCCGGTGGATGGCCCCTGGCTCGATCGCCTGCGTGAACGCATCGACCAACGCTGCGGCGAGCTGCTGGGCCCAGTCCGCACCGAGGTGATCCTCACCGGGCAGGCGCCGTTTGCGCCGATGCCATAG
- a CDS encoding antitoxin MazE-like protein has product MTSGGGPSSVEPRGDRRQAARLRVAAHRQRLREQGLRPIQIWVPDTRSEAFAAAAHAQSRAASASAHAEADQSFIDSIGLLNEL; this is encoded by the coding sequence ATGACTTCAGGAGGAGGACCAAGCAGCGTCGAGCCCAGAGGGGATCGGCGCCAGGCAGCTCGGCTGCGCGTTGCCGCTCACCGCCAAAGGCTTCGCGAACAAGGCCTGCGACCAATCCAGATCTGGGTGCCCGATACACGATCCGAAGCGTTTGCCGCAGCAGCCCACGCACAGTCACGAGCCGCCAGCGCAAGTGCTCACGCCGAAGCAGATCAATCATTCATTGACAGCATCGGCCTACTCAACGAGCTGTGA
- a CDS encoding type II toxin-antitoxin system PemK/MazF family toxin — protein MKRGEIWTVAGGGDVTGKPRPAVILQHDAFDGTDSVTICAFTSDATDLPLFRIAVEPSPTNGLTSVSRLMVDKITTVSRRRLGQCIGQLSRADLHRLSQCAIVFLGLASS, from the coding sequence GTGAAACGAGGCGAAATCTGGACCGTGGCTGGCGGCGGGGACGTGACTGGCAAGCCACGACCGGCGGTGATCCTGCAACACGACGCTTTCGACGGAACCGACTCCGTCACCATCTGCGCCTTCACGAGTGATGCCACAGATCTGCCGCTGTTTCGGATCGCAGTGGAACCCTCGCCCACCAATGGACTGACTTCAGTCAGCCGGTTGATGGTCGACAAGATCACCACCGTGTCGAGACGCCGATTGGGGCAATGCATTGGCCAACTAAGCCGTGCTGATCTCCACCGCCTCAGCCAATGCGCGATCGTGTTTCTTGGCCTGGCCAGCTCCTAG
- the crtH gene encoding carotenoid isomerase, protein MTSSPAPTWDVIVIGSGIGGLVTASQLAAKGAKTLVLERYLIPGGSGGSFRREGYTFDVGASMIFGFGEKGHTNLLTRALADVGQHCETIPDPAQLEYHLPGGHNVAVDRDYEAFIARLSALFPHEAKGIRAFYDTCWQVFNCLDTMPLLSLEDPAYLAKVFFKAPLACLGLARWLPFNVGDVARKHIQDEQLLKLIDMECFCWSVMPADLTPMINAGMVFSDRHAGGINYPKGGVGVIAEKLVAGLESHGGAIRYKARVTKVLIENGQAVGVRLADGEEIRARRVVSNATRWDTFETPQENADVQRPRSASLVDAAHTPKAETTWRRRYKPSPSFLSLHLGVEASVIPEGFHCHHLLLEDWGEMESEQGVVFVSIPTLLDPSLAPEGRHIVHTFTPSDIQAWSKLSPAEYKAKKSADAARLVQRLEAILPGLGTAIRHQEIGTPRTHRRFLGRMGGSYGPIPSLRLPGLLPMPFNRTGVDHLYCVGDSCFPGQGLNAVAFSGFACAHRIGADLGLNPWALPD, encoded by the coding sequence GTGACCAGCAGCCCCGCCCCCACCTGGGACGTGATCGTGATCGGCTCGGGCATCGGCGGGCTGGTGACCGCCTCGCAGCTAGCGGCTAAGGGAGCGAAAACGCTCGTACTGGAGCGCTACCTGATTCCAGGGGGCTCGGGGGGCAGCTTCCGGCGTGAGGGTTACACCTTTGATGTAGGCGCGTCGATGATCTTCGGCTTCGGCGAGAAAGGGCACACCAACCTGCTCACCCGCGCCCTGGCCGATGTGGGCCAACACTGCGAAACGATCCCCGATCCAGCCCAGCTCGAATACCACCTGCCCGGCGGGCACAACGTGGCGGTCGACCGCGACTACGAAGCCTTCATCGCGCGCCTCTCAGCCCTCTTCCCCCACGAAGCCAAGGGCATCCGCGCCTTCTACGACACCTGCTGGCAGGTGTTCAACTGCCTCGATACGATGCCACTGCTCTCGCTTGAGGACCCGGCCTACCTCGCGAAGGTGTTTTTCAAGGCGCCATTGGCCTGCCTGGGGTTAGCCCGCTGGCTGCCGTTCAACGTGGGCGATGTGGCCCGCAAGCACATCCAAGACGAACAGCTGCTCAAGCTGATCGATATGGAGTGCTTCTGCTGGAGCGTGATGCCGGCGGACCTCACCCCGATGATCAATGCGGGCATGGTGTTCTCCGATCGCCATGCCGGCGGCATCAACTACCCCAAAGGAGGCGTGGGGGTAATCGCGGAGAAGCTGGTGGCCGGGCTGGAGAGCCATGGCGGCGCCATCCGCTACAAGGCGCGCGTCACCAAGGTGTTGATCGAGAACGGCCAGGCCGTCGGCGTGCGGTTGGCTGATGGCGAGGAGATCCGCGCCCGCCGAGTGGTGAGCAACGCCACCCGCTGGGACACGTTTGAAACTCCTCAGGAGAACGCTGATGTGCAGCGCCCCAGAAGCGCGTCACTCGTGGATGCCGCCCACACCCCCAAAGCCGAAACCACCTGGCGGCGCCGCTACAAGCCCTCCCCCTCCTTTCTCTCGCTGCACCTAGGTGTGGAGGCCTCGGTGATTCCCGAAGGCTTCCACTGCCACCACTTGCTGCTTGAAGACTGGGGCGAGATGGAAAGCGAGCAGGGTGTGGTCTTCGTATCGATCCCCACGCTGCTCGATCCCTCCCTGGCTCCGGAAGGCCGGCACATCGTGCACACATTTACCCCCAGCGACATCCAGGCCTGGAGCAAGCTCAGCCCCGCCGAGTACAAAGCCAAGAAAAGCGCCGACGCCGCACGCCTGGTGCAACGGCTGGAGGCAATCCTGCCGGGCCTTGGCACCGCCATTCGCCACCAGGAGATTGGCACCCCGCGCACGCACCGCCGTTTCCTCGGCCGCATGGGCGGCAGCTACGGCCCGATCCCATCGCTGCGGCTACCGGGTCTACTGCCGATGCCGTTCAACCGCACCGGGGTTGATCATCTCTATTGCGTGGGCGATTCCTGCTTCCCCGGCCAGGGGCTCAATGCCGTGGCCTTCAGTGGTTTTGCCTGCGCCCACCGCATCGGCGCCGACTTGGGGCTCAACCCCTGGGCGCTGCCGGACTGA
- a CDS encoding histidine kinase — protein MNRRLPQLQHWLIQHWFALANSLFWLVVGLEAAITATVLQSQVYQLPWFVSSRALAGWLFCVWLHRSLQQRPRWRALTGWQRAALVISLLSLFAIGSSLLIRGVRLAIGDVDPAMSAVKFWVYVLGLELRLMVWAGFYLLIAESRERLQVQARHAATELAMSRAQLSLLSAAFQPHFLMNAMNTLIACRHDPDAVESAGEGLAGYLRYTLDRSDAEWEPLATQMEALNNYLSVVRRQQKLVRRRHENWSTLWSEPGLTTR, from the coding sequence GTGAATCGGCGCCTGCCGCAGCTTCAGCACTGGCTGATTCAGCACTGGTTTGCACTCGCCAATAGCCTCTTCTGGCTTGTGGTTGGCCTTGAGGCCGCAATCACTGCCACCGTGCTCCAATCGCAGGTGTACCAGCTGCCCTGGTTCGTGAGCTCCAGGGCCTTGGCGGGTTGGCTCTTCTGCGTCTGGTTGCACCGGAGTCTGCAGCAGCGGCCGCGCTGGCGCGCCCTCACAGGCTGGCAGCGGGCTGCCCTGGTGATCAGCCTGCTCAGCTTGTTTGCCATCGGGAGTTCACTGCTGATCCGCGGGGTGCGGCTGGCGATTGGTGATGTCGACCCAGCCATGAGCGCCGTGAAGTTCTGGGTCTATGTGCTCGGGCTGGAACTGCGCCTGATGGTGTGGGCTGGCTTCTATCTGCTCATTGCCGAAAGCCGCGAGCGGCTCCAGGTTCAGGCCCGCCATGCCGCCACAGAGCTGGCCATGAGCCGGGCCCAGCTCAGCCTGCTCTCCGCCGCCTTTCAACCCCACTTTCTGATGAACGCGATGAACACCCTCATCGCCTGCCGCCATGATCCCGATGCGGTGGAAAGTGCCGGTGAGGGCCTGGCCGGCTACCTGCGCTACACGCTCGATCGCAGTGATGCGGAATGGGAACCGCTCGCCACACAAATGGAAGCGCTCAACAACTACCTCAGTGTTGTCAGGCGACAGCAAAAACTGGTCCGGCGGCGACACGAAAACTGGTCCACCCTGTGGAGCGAGCCAGGCCTGACGACACGGTGA
- a CDS encoding helix-turn-helix domain-containing protein — protein sequence MAAEMPVQTPQDVEAMQRLSAAGWGRRRIARELGCSPETVRKYLRQGGWQPYGKPCRTSVLDGQREWLRQRFLAHRGNADVLRQELASEKGIKVSLRTVERAVEPWRRELRNAAVATVRFETPPGRQLQADFGQCVVRIGGERVRVHLAVLTLGYSRRLLVRAFRSEKQDHWLSTLEEGSGTGAVCLRRCSWITLAPW from the coding sequence ATGGCTGCGGAGATGCCGGTGCAGACCCCTCAGGATGTGGAGGCGATGCAGCGGCTTTCGGCAGCAGGCTGGGGCCGTAGACGGATTGCCCGGGAACTGGGCTGTTCGCCGGAGACGGTGCGCAAGTACCTACGGCAGGGTGGCTGGCAGCCCTATGGCAAGCCCTGCCGCACCTCGGTTCTCGATGGTCAACGGGAGTGGCTGCGGCAGCGATTTCTGGCCCACCGCGGCAATGCCGACGTGCTGCGGCAGGAGTTGGCCAGTGAGAAGGGAATCAAGGTGAGCCTGCGCACGGTGGAGCGTGCGGTTGAGCCATGGCGGCGTGAGCTGCGCAACGCAGCTGTGGCGACGGTGCGGTTTGAGACGCCACCGGGCCGGCAGCTGCAGGCGGACTTTGGCCAGTGCGTGGTGCGTATTGGCGGCGAGCGGGTGCGGGTGCACCTGGCGGTGCTCACCTTGGGATACTCCAGGCGACTGTTGGTGCGGGCGTTCCGCAGCGAGAAGCAGGACCACTGGCTCTCAACCCTGGAGGAGGGTTCCGGCACTGGGGCGGTGTGCCTCAGGAGGTGCTCGTGGATAACGCTCGCGCCCTGGTGA
- a CDS encoding DDE-type integrase/transposase/recombinase, translating into MPQEVLVDNARALVSQHDPERQILVFAQRLEQFASYWGFKPRACRPYRARTKGKDERGVAYVKRNAMAGREFSSWAELEAHLVRWTREVADLRVHGTTGEAPLERFMRAEAQALQPLEAKPSFLAERELVRVVHSDCCVEVEANWYSAPQALIRQRVSVLVRDQQVLIRHGGRIVAEHRRQRPGSRSRQVIDGHWDGLVPQRQRREAVRSLRDTSERCDQEQEQEQERRMVRSSELARPLAVYAELIGEVAA; encoded by the coding sequence GTGCCTCAGGAGGTGCTCGTGGATAACGCTCGCGCCCTGGTGAGTCAGCACGATCCGGAACGACAGATCCTGGTGTTTGCCCAGCGGCTTGAGCAGTTCGCCAGCTACTGGGGGTTCAAGCCCCGCGCCTGCCGGCCGTACCGGGCCAGGACGAAAGGCAAAGACGAACGTGGGGTGGCGTACGTCAAACGCAACGCCATGGCCGGGCGGGAGTTCAGCAGCTGGGCGGAGCTGGAGGCCCATCTGGTGCGCTGGACCCGTGAGGTCGCTGACCTGAGGGTGCATGGCACCACGGGTGAGGCGCCGCTGGAGCGGTTTATGCGCGCAGAAGCCCAGGCCTTGCAGCCGCTGGAGGCCAAGCCGTCCTTCTTGGCAGAGCGGGAGCTGGTGCGCGTTGTGCACAGCGACTGCTGCGTGGAAGTGGAAGCGAACTGGTATTCGGCGCCGCAGGCGCTGATCCGCCAGCGGGTGAGCGTGCTGGTGCGCGATCAACAGGTTCTGATCCGCCATGGCGGCAGGATCGTGGCTGAGCACAGGCGTCAGCGGCCTGGTAGCCGTAGCCGCCAGGTGATCGACGGCCATTGGGATGGCCTGGTGCCGCAACGGCAGCGGCGCGAGGCGGTGCGTTCGCTGCGGGACACCAGCGAGCGTTGTGATCAAGAACAGGAGCAAGAGCAGGAGCGGCGCATGGTTCGCAGCTCTGAACTGGCCCGGCCTCTGGCCGTCTATGCCGAGCTGATCGGTGAGGTAGCGGCATGA
- the istB gene encoding IS21-like element helper ATPase IstB produces MSTNPRNRSTPITPPVPTEELEAMLTRLRLPAIRDRLDALLEEAARREMNLREALTWLCTAEVARKDQLRMEMALRLARFPYVRTLEAFDFEAQPSIDPAQIRELATCRWVANGDTLLLLGPPGVGKTHLAVALGREAVRLGHSVQYVGAMELITALAKAQAQHALEARLTQYAKTRLLIIDELGYLPLEPNAAYLFFQLISRCYQRGSVLITSNRPVMEWGEVFGDQVVATAILDRLLHHSHVLTIRGDSYRLKGKRRSGLIRPQAAVPPHRTALAYSHRRPVRRPEGKLESGSTGSAAHNNHVTTHTDEATIEKPTEGPISRPSAGPDFVSPEDQKRMSLDKCGRTALRRAPRNTHYQ; encoded by the coding sequence ATGAGCACCAACCCGCGCAACCGATCCACACCCATCACGCCACCGGTGCCGACCGAGGAGCTGGAGGCGATGCTTACCCGCCTGCGGCTACCGGCCATCCGCGATCGCCTCGATGCGCTCCTGGAGGAGGCGGCAAGGCGGGAGATGAACCTGCGTGAGGCGCTGACCTGGCTCTGCACAGCTGAGGTGGCTCGCAAGGACCAGCTGCGGATGGAAATGGCGCTGCGGCTGGCGCGCTTTCCGTATGTGCGGACGCTGGAGGCATTTGATTTCGAGGCTCAGCCGTCGATCGATCCGGCCCAAATCCGCGAGCTGGCCACCTGCCGTTGGGTGGCCAACGGCGACACCTTGCTACTGCTCGGACCGCCGGGTGTGGGTAAGACCCACTTGGCCGTGGCACTGGGCCGGGAGGCGGTGCGGCTCGGTCACAGCGTCCAGTACGTCGGTGCGATGGAGCTGATCACAGCCCTGGCCAAAGCCCAGGCGCAGCACGCCCTGGAAGCAAGGCTGACGCAGTACGCCAAAACCCGGCTGCTGATCATCGATGAGCTCGGCTACCTGCCGCTTGAGCCGAACGCGGCCTATCTGTTCTTCCAGCTGATCTCCCGCTGCTACCAGCGCGGCAGCGTGTTGATCACCTCCAACCGCCCCGTCATGGAGTGGGGCGAGGTGTTTGGTGATCAGGTGGTTGCCACGGCAATCCTCGATCGGCTGCTGCACCACAGCCACGTGCTGACGATCCGGGGCGACAGCTACCGGCTCAAAGGGAAACGTCGCAGCGGTCTCATCCGCCCGCAGGCGGCGGTTCCTCCTCACAGGACAGCGCTGGCCTACAGCCACCGCCGCCCAGTGAGGAGGCCTGAAGGAAAACTCGAATCAGGCAGCACAGGTTCCGCAGCCCACAACAACCACGTCACGACACACACCGATGAGGCAACGATCGAAAAGCCAACGGAAGGCCCCATCAGCAGACCATCAGCTGGACCAGATTTCGTGTCGCCGGAGGACCAAAAGCGGATGTCGCTTGACAAGTGTGGAAGAACTGCGCTTCGGCGAGCGCCTCGAAACACGCATTACCAGTGA
- a CDS encoding LytTR family DNA-binding domain-containing protein, producing the protein MTSPLRALLVDDEPPALERLQELLRLCGDVEVLAMVCSVQEAVGVLQQHPIDLVFLDERMPGGDGHTLLGQIPQGVEVIFTTAHSDYAVDAFAAGVHDYLSSGCRQRAWA; encoded by the coding sequence ATGACAAGCCCTCTGCGCGCCCTCTTGGTTGACGATGAACCTCCGGCCCTGGAGCGCCTGCAAGAGCTGCTGAGGCTCTGCGGGGATGTGGAGGTGCTGGCGATGGTGTGCTCCGTGCAGGAGGCCGTTGGCGTTCTTCAACAGCACCCGATCGATCTGGTGTTCCTCGATGAACGCATGCCCGGTGGCGATGGCCACACCCTGCTCGGCCAGATCCCCCAAGGGGTGGAGGTGATCTTCACCACCGCCCATAGCGACTACGCCGTGGACGCCTTTGCCGCAGGTGTGCACGACTATCTCTCAAGCGGGTGCAGGCAGCGCGCCTGGGCCTGA
- a CDS encoding LytTR family DNA-binding domain-containing protein: protein MQAARLGLSLERLRQRRSSTASPTPATSTGLWLEASDGDRGVRQFVPFAEILWVAAMQNYTHLQLQEGPGLMVKRPLKYWEEQLPAERFLRLDRSTIVQASRISRCERQSRSCTLLRFGSAAEAPTLAVGSTAAIRLQQALALQP, encoded by the coding sequence GTGCAGGCAGCGCGCCTGGGCCTGAGCCTCGAGCGCCTTAGGCAGCGCAGGAGCTCGACAGCATCGCCCACACCAGCCACCAGCACTGGCCTGTGGCTGGAAGCAAGTGACGGCGACCGGGGTGTGCGCCAATTCGTGCCCTTTGCGGAGATTCTCTGGGTAGCGGCGATGCAGAACTACACCCATCTGCAACTGCAAGAGGGGCCTGGGCTCATGGTGAAGCGTCCGCTCAAATACTGGGAGGAACAACTCCCGGCTGAGCGCTTCCTACGCCTGGATCGCTCCACGATCGTGCAAGCAAGCCGGATCAGCCGCTGCGAGCGGCAATCGCGCAGCTGCACGCTGTTGCGCTTTGGCAGCGCCGCCGAGGCCCCCACCCTGGCCGTGGGCAGCACGGCCGCGATCCGGTTGCAACAGGCCCTGGCTCTGCAGCCATGA
- a CDS encoding CHASE4 domain-containing protein, producing the protein MSQRHPLQWLRSWGKQEAQALAPWQRRWLQRGSLVLALGLCALALERHHRLERQRRDTQLQQGIELAAAQWSTLRATAYDWAHWDETHAFARGEAPGYPARNLKVANGLSRVAPVVLIVNRSGALLTMQGRRGPSSWAQDPLVRCSQAQSTALLAAPQTLGIHCRDQNGTRLWIGVIEPITDTSERAAASGLMVLLAPLRHPSHGPAMQALMQTLERQLIAGAPGDQTLQLQGQPLWGPDQRVLNLNPKPVIGEAIAALGSDLSVALPFLLSLLGLRAGLMLQRRRSLLLQRQQQQRSQQRLRRARGQLEQGLNNLPDRQREQALQLLSHGCGDPIDDLARKLELVAQALRNQQEAPSQSAGVQFEPMRNHQGELQRVHVLAGHERTLEHYRKAIKAWSNLPSGVRCNLGLQLDLPPSLWGNPRTLQELVAILNNHNMPAELCTIGIEGANASADAISQHLPLWRNAGFALGWLHAGGALDPAIWLHKQWVDEVQLFTPGWSNPSVFTAQQALIQALIELGHARDLQVSVRGVQQQDDLQGLWQRGVNLASGPRIGVPVQEISELLVKQAGNNHETKQR; encoded by the coding sequence ATGAGCCAACGCCATCCGCTGCAGTGGTTGCGTTCCTGGGGCAAGCAAGAGGCGCAGGCCCTGGCGCCCTGGCAGCGCCGGTGGCTGCAACGCGGCAGCCTGGTGTTGGCATTAGGTCTATGCGCCCTGGCGCTGGAGCGCCACCACCGCCTGGAGCGCCAGCGCCGCGATACACAGCTGCAGCAGGGCATCGAGCTGGCGGCCGCCCAATGGAGCACCCTGCGGGCCACCGCCTACGACTGGGCCCATTGGGATGAAACCCATGCCTTTGCCCGCGGCGAAGCGCCCGGCTACCCCGCCCGCAACCTGAAGGTGGCCAACGGGCTAAGCCGTGTGGCTCCGGTGGTGCTGATCGTCAACCGAAGCGGCGCCTTGCTCACCATGCAGGGCCGCCGCGGGCCCTCCAGCTGGGCGCAAGACCCCTTGGTGCGCTGCAGCCAGGCCCAGAGCACAGCACTGCTGGCCGCACCGCAAACCCTGGGAATCCACTGCCGTGATCAAAACGGAACCCGGCTCTGGATCGGTGTGATCGAGCCGATCACCGATACCAGCGAACGAGCCGCGGCATCGGGCCTTATGGTGCTGCTGGCCCCCCTGCGCCATCCCAGCCATGGGCCTGCGATGCAGGCCCTGATGCAGACCCTGGAGCGGCAGCTGATCGCAGGCGCGCCTGGGGACCAGACCCTCCAGCTTCAGGGGCAACCGCTCTGGGGCCCTGATCAGCGGGTGCTCAATCTCAACCCCAAACCCGTCATAGGCGAAGCAATCGCCGCCCTGGGCAGCGACCTCAGCGTGGCGCTGCCCTTTCTGCTCTCCCTGCTGGGGCTGCGGGCCGGCTTGATGTTGCAGCGGCGCCGCAGCTTGCTCCTGCAGCGGCAACAACAACAACGCAGTCAACAACGGCTGCGCCGAGCCCGGGGTCAACTGGAACAAGGGCTCAACAACCTGCCGGATCGCCAACGCGAACAAGCGCTGCAGTTGCTCAGCCACGGATGCGGCGATCCGATCGACGATCTCGCCAGAAAGCTGGAGCTGGTGGCCCAGGCGCTGCGTAATCAGCAAGAGGCACCGAGCCAAAGCGCAGGGGTGCAATTCGAACCGATGCGCAATCACCAAGGCGAGCTCCAGCGCGTGCACGTGCTCGCGGGCCATGAGCGCACCCTGGAGCACTACCGGAAAGCGATCAAGGCCTGGAGCAACTTGCCCTCGGGTGTGCGCTGCAATCTTGGCCTGCAGCTGGATCTCCCCCCTTCGCTGTGGGGCAACCCACGAACTCTTCAGGAGCTGGTCGCCATCCTCAACAACCACAACATGCCAGCGGAGCTGTGCACCATTGGCATCGAAGGCGCTAACGCAAGTGCCGATGCAATCAGTCAACACCTACCGCTGTGGCGCAACGCCGGATTCGCGCTGGGCTGGTTGCATGCGGGGGGAGCTCTGGATCCAGCCATCTGGCTGCACAAACAGTGGGTGGATGAAGTGCAGCTATTCACACCAGGTTGGAGCAACCCCTCAGTCTTCACAGCCCAGCAAGCACTGATCCAAGCCCTGATCGAGCTGGGACATGCACGCGATCTACAAGTGTCGGTGCGAGGGGTGCAACAACAGGACGACCTGCAGGGTTTGTGGCAGCGAGGCGTGAACCTCGCTAGCGGCCCACGAATCGGAGTGCCGGTGCAGGAGATCAGCGAGCTGCTGGTCAAACAGGCAGGCAACAACCATGAAACCAAGCAGCGATGA
- a CDS encoding Ig-like domain-containing protein — MGASMGLWRWSVSVFSGDDFTHPLEKDGVDVIAPDRLLAEVGDEELSLRLKEDGVVEVYARLVELYGSDVQVDAVTLPSMGSLERRDGRLYYVPVADFYGVDSFVLSYSTPTSSGAISVTLEVESVNDAPQLADDFVSVASGAKRVKFSVDSQPGFLGDFDLEGQSLRVTDFSAPENGSLKKIGGNSFRYTPDPEFVGRDSFLYQVSDGEDYSVAEVTFTVGGDVLSRDAYGGFYELKSDGPDPIINPLRAQDGSILSDDSSAHWDIAAAVKDGGRYRLLLQGEGKKEGLYQVWTADESGQVIGRGKKWLTPDQFKQKTYGTIFPSVVGNGVGQLGSPVTDSDGGIFASIK; from the coding sequence ATGGGAGCATCCATGGGCTTATGGCGATGGAGCGTTTCAGTATTTTCGGGTGATGATTTTACTCATCCTCTAGAAAAAGATGGTGTTGATGTAATAGCTCCTGACCGTCTTCTTGCTGAGGTGGGTGACGAAGAATTATCTTTACGGCTTAAAGAAGATGGCGTGGTCGAAGTCTACGCGCGACTTGTTGAGCTTTATGGTTCGGATGTTCAGGTTGATGCCGTCACTCTCCCATCTATGGGGAGTCTGGAGCGAAGAGACGGCCGCCTTTACTATGTGCCAGTTGCTGATTTTTACGGGGTTGACTCTTTCGTTTTGAGTTACTCGACGCCTACGTCCTCTGGCGCAATCAGTGTGACTCTTGAAGTCGAGTCAGTCAATGATGCGCCACAGCTTGCAGATGATTTTGTGTCTGTGGCCTCGGGTGCGAAGCGCGTGAAATTCTCTGTCGATTCTCAGCCTGGTTTTCTTGGAGACTTTGATCTGGAGGGTCAAAGTCTCCGTGTAACAGACTTCTCTGCGCCTGAGAATGGTAGTCTTAAGAAGATTGGTGGAAATAGCTTCCGCTACACTCCTGACCCTGAATTTGTGGGACGTGATTCATTCCTCTATCAAGTGTCAGATGGTGAGGATTACTCTGTGGCGGAGGTGACGTTCACGGTGGGTGGAGATGTTTTGTCTCGCGATGCTTATGGCGGTTTCTATGAGCTTAAGTCAGATGGTCCCGATCCCATCATTAATCCACTGCGTGCCCAAGACGGCTCTATTTTGAGCGATGACAGTTCAGCGCATTGGGATATTGCGGCTGCTGTGAAGGATGGCGGCCGCTACCGCCTGTTGCTCCAAGGCGAAGGAAAGAAGGAAGGTTTGTATCAGGTCTGGACTGCTGATGAGTCTGGCCAGGTGATTGGTCGGGGTAAGAAGTGGCTCACTCCTGACCAGTTCAAACAGAAGACGTATGGCACCATATTCCCGTCTGTTGTCGGTAATGGTGTTGGTCAATTGGGTAGCCCCGTTACGGATTCTGATGGAGGCATCTTTGCGTCGATAAAGTAA